One genomic segment of Chitinophagales bacterium includes these proteins:
- a CDS encoding class I SAM-dependent methyltransferase produces the protein MNLGFVGALESTVKETSEADKLHRQSSLYLKVFEGARDSINHVLEVGSGLGGGTNLAAKYLPGKVVYGVDKLALSVAYSNSKFKKDNIEFFRATSENFPSVIGDVKFDFVFSVEASQHFPEESKFFTNVSNALTSNGRLHYADVFRVEAVAKVETEMERASLAILHKEDITSGVLQSIDSSSTSGGVMGYLEDILLNKQGVNFTKGSEFHNQLKEGKLVYIKYILGKAQQT, from the coding sequence ATGAATCTAGGATTTGTGGGTGCTTTAGAGAGTACAGTAAAAGAAACAAGTGAGGCAGATAAACTTCATAGACAAAGCTCTCTTTATTTAAAAGTATTCGAAGGTGCAAGAGATTCCATCAATCATGTATTGGAAGTTGGCTCAGGACTGGGCGGAGGAACTAATCTGGCAGCTAAGTATTTACCCGGGAAAGTGGTTTATGGTGTAGATAAATTGGCACTCTCGGTTGCTTATAGTAATTCAAAGTTTAAGAAAGATAATATTGAGTTTTTTAGAGCCACATCTGAAAATTTTCCATCGGTAATTGGGGATGTAAAATTTGATTTTGTGTTTAGCGTAGAAGCCTCGCAGCATTTTCCGGAGGAATCTAAGTTTTTTACCAATGTGAGTAATGCCCTTACTTCTAATGGAAGACTGCATTATGCAGATGTTTTTCGAGTAGAAGCGGTTGCAAAAGTAGAAACTGAGATGGAGAGAGCGAGTTTAGCTATTTTACATAAAGAAGATATTACAAGCGGAGTATTGCAATCTATAGATAGCAGTTCTACTTCCGGGGGTGTTATGGGGTATTTAGAAGATATACTGCTGAATAAGCAAGGTGTGAACTTTACAAAGGGTTCTGAGTTTCATAACCAATTGAAAGAAGGAAAACTTGTTTATATAAAGTACATACTTGGTAAAGCACAACAGACATAG
- a CDS encoding phytanoyl-CoA dioxygenase family protein, which yields MKDIVVNSETKAQLENDGFAVVPFLNSEELSALQHFYSEVQASNFIEFFNSMHMTTFSANEERKFYIKGVLEKLLSEPTKRTFKNCRMLNNIFIIKQANSGGYFNMHSDWSVVDESQFASYNVWIPLQDTQLENGTLWVIKGSHKLNMPHRGGGKLLHMFNYSYNDVKDKATIIPLKAGEAVLFNLKTIHGSFPNSTNQNRCISSFTVIPTEAPLQISFQENESSPLLLIEPQDDFMYRYSNILTQSNQQPPNGRLIASLPNFTVALPSLNDILSI from the coding sequence ATGAAAGATATAGTTGTAAATTCCGAAACAAAAGCGCAACTCGAAAATGATGGTTTTGCAGTTGTTCCATTCTTAAACAGTGAGGAACTAAGTGCATTACAACATTTTTATTCGGAAGTGCAAGCATCTAATTTTATTGAGTTCTTCAACTCTATGCACATGACTACTTTTTCTGCCAATGAAGAACGTAAGTTTTACATTAAAGGCGTATTAGAAAAGTTGCTAAGCGAGCCTACAAAGCGCACTTTTAAGAATTGTAGAATGCTCAACAATATTTTCATAATTAAGCAAGCTAATTCCGGTGGTTATTTCAATATGCACAGCGATTGGAGTGTAGTGGATGAATCCCAATTTGCATCATATAATGTATGGATTCCGCTTCAAGATACGCAGCTCGAAAATGGAACACTATGGGTAATAAAAGGAAGCCATAAACTAAACATGCCACACAGAGGAGGCGGCAAGCTTTTACACATGTTTAACTATTCATATAACGATGTAAAAGATAAGGCTACAATTATACCTCTAAAAGCCGGAGAAGCCGTACTCTTTAACCTTAAAACTATCCACGGCTCTTTTCCAAACTCTACCAACCAAAACAGATGTATTTCAAGTTTTACGGTAATACCAACCGAAGCTCCATTGCAAATAAGTTTTCAAGAGAATGAATCTTCTCCACTACTACTTATTGAACCTCAAGATGATTTTATGTACCGATACTCCAACATACTAACTCAATCTAACCAACAACCGCCTAATGGGAGATTAATAGCATCGCTTCCCAACTTTACCGTTGCACTACCTTCACTAAATGATATTTTAAGTATCTGA
- a CDS encoding gliding motility-associated C-terminal domain-containing protein, with protein MQQFYSLIFFWMLMCGQVFAQGNRLVITSSVPTEMTVCGEQQTFTLQLYNPSPNLLTNVSVAVNMPSGLIYVAGTITGATEQNISDLSNPVFAITDIATLTNRTITFSAGAGCDVMAYMAAGLPARNIARVNYTANGFNTFDSDTSFTYLIKQPNVSITTVTNQSYSGNVGDTYTRCITITNGGLGALSQFVFTDQHDNGIQINSINRGTRVTQGNTEIVTLGTADFTTIGNGNALFESGENIVICENVTVTNCVAVSSAFTAGWGCNNQVCQSSNSSANVVFPNLTPNLVVAHTPSQSACYGMGTANLQKLAIRNTGLGQATNVSINVFNSTGTTFAAGMQTAMDISSFTYRINNGAPQAFTPTVNGLSGNYACLAGMRTGNVTISLPPINAGDSIIVLWNSFSCCQDDCAGTGVGAGTSAGWSYQGSYSNICQNNYIIPRTYARSYDQLYSDFTDNNSPATIANGQTRTFSFAFVNDNNGYVNLSSRQWRYVVTLPNCLSYAGNARIVHANGVDVWNPASVTTAGNTITITFNGNPPFNRTNGDLRFDLTANCASCGNTGGVGTIRVESFFISDPNCACNHRVACINHPITVVCPTTCAGMNVSGFNIGRTNYGLRDDNNDGVPEAGVVSLNLIRTDRAMFGDTVSAHFSGTVNGSYQYLFAQSAITNGNNYLTFIDGELIITRGGITYTCASPTPTVTNAGNTRTFRYNLSAAGLIASGCVPAGFTFQTSDVVDFRPRYRVTQNTGGAVLLCRVTNEFFASDIANPTLPANKFFCNNYDGAFSIVGYYYTNWGPNSFVVNTCNTVTLTNNYYLSVGPCCQQYAGGNMFPFEYRYWAHPQMLRVVPPTGYTFVSARFNHVRTAGSQVTNTSAWQPLTPSNNSPDTLEFAVEQYFSRFGGAFQESDDGFYGTLEVTLQPTCRVVQNVASNVVYDWFFGESANLIGTNTANVSSRGDLDFITYQGPDLFLQSQLPSVLAQDATASWEVSISNTTAFAAENVFVAAPQISGVVVVEVFDVTNNTVVNPTAGGIYQLGQVVGSGIRNLRITASYTSCAPDSVIVHAGWNCGNYPTDLANYPCNTDRIRLTLSPQIPTLIANITSPSGTVDLCDTATYIVEGVNIQLGTAYDLKLRVILPPGVIITPGSSQLSYPPGAPYISIPNPTFISGTSYEWDLSAISATLGTDGLKGILQTTLNNVKVRFSVRTDCDYTSGSLIGFNFNGRSACGLYTGQEISLSSQLAVTGADKPYDAEVHLNSTYISPCVSSTPITVTVKNNGPLATTNLDSVVVVLPRYATYVSGSFSGIHNTPPVASFSQYVLNNLQHIAWQLPDGIVAGDSIKFSVQFDVVADSLVCGIETIDAFTVSAKNLLCIQNSQSCGIKVRTGDTTLPIYVYKASLEFTTLNAVAYTAGSNAERLEVNGSLYNFGETITQGKGLVVKYYRDADGNNVFSGADVLLHTDTVLDEITSAAAYNFNTSFNVNAGNGCNLIALIETNANPCVCSAAEIFTNNISYLNAGNDSAFCSGGVIPIGVVDVAGHQYSWNPAIGVADAASGFTTFSANNFTTADIQQPLVLTTNRINCTTSDTLIATIHPRTFLTIANLQPEYCVNYAAQTLLLTPVGGTLSGTGISGNDFVPAVAGAGNHTIAYSFTDANNCAWDTTESTIVHPLTPTNFSGLAPAYCVDAATIALTENPVGGTFTGAGIAGNNFSANVAGVGSHNIIYTFTNANNCTNADTQTVQVNALPVVSFTGLNASYCNYAGSVALQGTPAGGLFSGAGISGGDFSMNSAGVGVHEIVYAFTDGAGCSASDTQQTEVFALPIPFAGNDTAICLNQSVQLNAIGGGSYLWSNGFAGASQIVSPLVTTQFNVTVTDANNCMAADSMIVTVNPLPLIALTPTNVSCNGFDNGSIAANVNSGTQPFTYIWSNSANSSAITSLSPNNYSLTVTDVNGCADTSDATITEPTLLTSAEIQNDSVSCFGRSDGSSTLQIAGGTTPYTIVWNSNPAQQTVALSNVVAGTYIAGITDANGCALSDTVLIEEPSLLTATIQNVVNLLCFENPQGSAEVVAQGSIPGYTYNWSSTPPQQTSVVQNLPAGNIAVTVTDYIGCTATATANITQPTLLQIVLSDSTQPSCFGESNGSILVSASGGVAAYNYQWNFDSTLNSTNAQNIPQGFYQVTVVDANGCRDSLALNLPDPNLLTVSITHTDLSCYLSNDGTLNTTVGGGNGGNSYQWNSASVFGSSGSNLAAGNYSVTVSDINGCTATDATGILQPDEIIISMLQDTTVRLGHAVLIRNKVVGGVGAYSFEWTPTKNLNCANCESPVASTIENIDYELLVTDATGCTAAGEVRIFVLLDKQLYIPNLFSPNGDGSNDVFGIFTDDLSVLQFSLKIFNRWGEKVFESNDYHQGWDGYFNGELSPSENYVYETSITFVDGQTEKRKGSVLLVR; from the coding sequence ATGCAACAGTTTTATTCTCTGATATTTTTTTGGATGCTAATGTGTGGTCAGGTGTTTGCCCAAGGCAATAGGCTTGTAATAACCTCAAGTGTGCCAACAGAAATGACGGTGTGCGGAGAGCAGCAAACCTTTACACTTCAACTTTACAACCCTTCGCCCAATTTACTTACCAATGTTTCGGTGGCAGTAAATATGCCCAGCGGTTTAATTTATGTTGCGGGAACAATAACCGGTGCCACCGAGCAAAATATTTCAGATTTAAGCAATCCGGTTTTTGCCATCACCGATATTGCCACACTCACCAATCGCACCATTACTTTTTCGGCAGGTGCCGGCTGCGATGTGATGGCTTATATGGCAGCAGGCCTGCCCGCGCGAAACATTGCAAGGGTAAATTACACTGCTAATGGTTTTAATACTTTTGATAGCGACACTTCATTTACCTATCTTATCAAGCAACCGAATGTTTCTATCACCACTGTTACCAATCAATCTTACTCGGGTAATGTGGGTGATACTTATACGCGCTGCATCACCATCACCAATGGCGGACTTGGCGCACTTTCGCAGTTTGTTTTTACCGACCAACATGATAACGGTATTCAAATCAATAGCATCAATCGCGGTACAAGAGTTACACAGGGCAACACCGAGATTGTAACATTGGGTACTGCAGATTTTACTACCATTGGCAATGGAAATGCTTTGTTTGAATCGGGCGAAAACATAGTGATTTGTGAGAATGTAACCGTAACTAATTGCGTGGCAGTTTCATCTGCATTCACAGCGGGCTGGGGGTGCAATAATCAGGTTTGTCAATCCTCTAATTCAAGTGCCAATGTGGTGTTTCCAAACCTTACACCCAATCTTGTTGTAGCCCACACCCCATCGCAAAGTGCGTGTTATGGCATGGGCACTGCCAACCTGCAAAAACTTGCCATCCGCAACACAGGGCTTGGGCAGGCAACCAATGTTTCTATCAATGTGTTTAATTCCACCGGAACAACATTTGCGGCAGGTATGCAAACTGCAATGGACATCAGCAGTTTCACCTATCGCATCAACAATGGCGCACCGCAAGCATTCACGCCAACAGTAAATGGCTTAAGTGGAAATTATGCCTGCCTTGCCGGAATGCGCACGGGGAATGTTACCATCAGCTTACCACCCATCAATGCGGGTGATTCAATCATTGTATTGTGGAATTCATTTTCGTGCTGTCAGGATGATTGCGCAGGCACGGGAGTTGGTGCCGGAACAAGTGCAGGATGGAGTTATCAAGGAAGCTACAGCAACATTTGTCAAAACAACTACATCATACCGCGTACTTATGCGCGCTCTTATGATCAACTCTATTCCGACTTTACAGATAATAATTCTCCGGCAACTATCGCCAACGGGCAAACCCGCACCTTTAGTTTTGCTTTTGTAAATGATAATAATGGTTATGTGAATCTGTCAAGCCGCCAATGGCGCTATGTGGTAACATTACCCAACTGTTTGAGCTATGCGGGCAATGCGCGCATTGTTCATGCCAATGGAGTAGATGTGTGGAACCCTGCAAGTGTTACTACAGCGGGCAACACCATCACCATTACCTTTAATGGCAATCCGCCTTTCAACCGCACCAATGGCGATTTGCGATTTGATTTAACTGCCAACTGCGCAAGCTGCGGAAACACCGGTGGTGTGGGAACCATTCGCGTGGAAAGTTTTTTCATCAGCGACCCGAATTGCGCATGTAACCATAGGGTTGCTTGTATCAATCATCCAATAACAGTGGTGTGCCCTACCACCTGCGCGGGCATGAATGTTTCGGGTTTTAATATTGGAAGAACGAACTATGGATTGCGCGATGATAACAACGATGGTGTGCCTGAAGCGGGAGTGGTGAGTTTGAATTTGATTCGCACAGACAGGGCAATGTTTGGCGATACCGTGTCTGCACATTTCAGCGGAACGGTGAATGGCAGTTATCAATATCTTTTTGCACAATCGGCAATCACCAATGGCAACAATTACCTCACCTTTATAGATGGTGAACTCATCATCACCCGTGGGGGAATAACCTACACCTGCGCATCACCAACACCCACTGTTACCAATGCAGGAAACACCCGAACTTTCCGTTACAACCTAAGCGCAGCAGGTTTGATTGCTTCGGGTTGCGTGCCTGCGGGCTTTACTTTTCAAACAAGCGATGTGGTGGATTTTCGTCCGCGTTATAGAGTAACACAAAATACAGGCGGTGCTGTTCTTTTATGCAGGGTTACCAATGAATTTTTTGCCAGCGACATTGCCAACCCAACACTGCCTGCCAACAAATTTTTCTGTAATAATTATGATGGAGCGTTTTCGATTGTGGGTTACTACTACACCAACTGGGGACCCAACAGTTTTGTGGTGAACACCTGCAACACCGTTACGCTCACCAACAACTATTACCTCAGTGTGGGTCCTTGCTGTCAGCAATATGCTGGGGGCAATATGTTTCCTTTTGAATATCGCTATTGGGCACATCCGCAAATGTTGCGCGTAGTTCCACCAACCGGCTACACTTTTGTTTCGGCAAGGTTTAATCACGTCCGCACCGCGGGTTCACAAGTAACCAACACTTCTGCATGGCAACCTTTAACACCTTCCAATAATTCTCCCGACACTTTAGAGTTTGCGGTGGAGCAATATTTTTCGCGCTTTGGTGGAGCTTTTCAGGAAAGCGATGATGGTTTTTACGGAACGCTGGAAGTAACGCTGCAACCCACTTGCAGGGTGGTGCAGAATGTGGCATCAAACGTAGTGTATGACTGGTTTTTTGGCGAGAGTGCAAACTTGATAGGCACCAACACTGCCAATGTGAGTTCGCGTGGCGATTTGGATTTCATCACCTATCAGGGTCCCGATTTGTTTTTGCAATCGCAACTACCATCGGTACTGGCGCAGGATGCCACAGCAAGTTGGGAAGTTTCTATTTCCAACACTACAGCTTTTGCTGCCGAAAATGTTTTTGTGGCTGCTCCGCAAATTTCGGGTGTTGTAGTGGTGGAGGTTTTTGATGTAACAAACAATACCGTGGTGAACCCAACTGCGGGCGGAATTTATCAGTTGGGTCAAGTGGTAGGAAGCGGCATTCGAAACTTGCGCATCACCGCAAGCTACACTTCCTGCGCGCCCGATTCGGTGATTGTTCATGCAGGTTGGAATTGCGGCAATTATCCAACAGACCTTGCCAACTATCCATGCAATACTGACCGCATCAGGCTAACGCTTTCGCCACAAATTCCTACCCTCATTGCTAACATCACCAGCCCTTCAGGCACGGTGGATTTGTGCGACACAGCTACCTATATTGTAGAAGGTGTAAATATTCAATTGGGCACTGCTTACGATTTAAAGTTGCGCGTAATTCTTCCACCGGGAGTCATCATCACTCCGGGAAGTTCGCAGTTGAGTTATCCTCCGGGTGCACCATATATCAGCATCCCAAACCCCACTTTCATTTCAGGAACTTCTTATGAGTGGGATTTATCAGCCATCAGTGCAACCCTTGGAACCGATGGTTTGAAAGGCATTTTGCAAACCACTTTAAACAATGTGAAAGTGCGCTTTAGCGTACGCACTGATTGCGACTACACTTCGGGAAGTTTGATAGGTTTTAATTTTAATGGCAGAAGCGCATGTGGGCTTTACACCGGGCAGGAAATTTCGCTTTCATCGCAATTAGCTGTAACTGGTGCCGATAAGCCTTATGATGCAGAAGTGCATTTGAACAGCACCTATATTTCGCCATGCGTAAGTTCAACACCCATTACCGTAACGGTTAAAAACAACGGGCCGCTTGCTACCACAAATTTAGATTCGGTAGTGGTTGTGTTGCCTCGCTATGCCACTTATGTAAGCGGAAGTTTTTCTGGCATTCACAACACTCCGCCTGTGGCTTCGTTCAGTCAATATGTGTTGAATAATCTACAGCACATTGCCTGGCAACTGCCTGATGGAATTGTTGCCGGTGACAGTATTAAATTTTCGGTGCAGTTTGATGTGGTGGCAGATAGCTTGGTTTGCGGTATAGAAACCATTGATGCTTTTACTGTGAGTGCTAAAAATTTACTGTGCATTCAAAATAGTCAAAGCTGCGGCATCAAGGTGAGAACTGGCGACACCACGCTTCCAATTTATGTGTACAAAGCGAGTTTGGAATTCACTACGTTGAATGCTGTGGCTTATACTGCGGGAAGCAATGCCGAGCGATTGGAAGTGAACGGCAGTCTTTACAACTTTGGAGAAACCATTACGCAAGGAAAAGGTTTGGTGGTGAAATACTATCGCGATGCCGATGGCAACAATGTGTTTTCGGGAGCAGATGTGTTACTGCACACCGATACTGTTTTAGATGAAATTACCTCGGCTGCTGCATACAACTTCAATACCTCATTTAATGTGAATGCAGGCAATGGTTGCAACCTAATTGCCTTGATTGAAACCAACGCCAATCCTTGTGTTTGCAGTGCAGCAGAAATTTTCACTAATAACATTTCTTACCTCAATGCCGGGAATGACAGCGCATTTTGTTCAGGTGGCGTAATACCAATTGGTGTGGTAGATGTAGCGGGCCATCAGTATTCATGGAATCCTGCAATAGGTGTTGCAGATGCAGCTTCGGGCTTCACTACTTTCAGCGCAAATAATTTTACGACTGCTGATATTCAGCAACCGCTTGTGCTCACCACCAACCGCATCAACTGCACCACAAGTGATACTTTAATTGCAACCATCCACCCGAGAACTTTCCTCACCATAGCCAATCTTCAGCCTGAGTATTGCGTGAACTATGCTGCACAAACGTTGTTGCTCACACCCGTTGGCGGCACTTTGAGCGGCACTGGAATTTCAGGAAATGATTTTGTTCCGGCAGTTGCTGGCGCGGGTAATCACACCATTGCTTACAGTTTCACCGATGCCAATAATTGCGCATGGGATACCACAGAAAGCACCATTGTTCATCCGCTAACACCAACCAATTTCAGCGGCTTGGCTCCTGCATATTGCGTAGATGCTGCAACAATTGCTTTAACTGAAAATCCTGTTGGCGGAACTTTTACAGGCGCAGGAATTGCAGGGAATAATTTTTCAGCGAATGTTGCGGGTGTAGGCTCACACAACATTATCTACACTTTCACCAATGCCAATAATTGCACCAATGCCGACACACAAACTGTTCAGGTGAATGCACTTCCGGTGGTTTCGTTCACAGGCTTGAATGCTAGCTATTGTAATTATGCAGGAAGTGTTGCGCTGCAGGGAACTCCGGCAGGCGGTTTGTTTTCGGGTGCGGGAATTTCGGGTGGTGATTTCAGCATGAATAGCGCAGGTGTTGGAGTGCATGAAATTGTGTATGCATTTACCGATGGTGCAGGCTGCTCTGCCAGCGACACGCAGCAAACTGAAGTGTTTGCTTTGCCAATTCCTTTTGCCGGAAACGACACAGCCATTTGCTTGAATCAGTCTGTACAATTAAATGCAATAGGAGGAGGAAGTTATTTATGGAGTAATGGATTTGCCGGTGCATCGCAAATTGTATCACCACTTGTTACCACACAGTTTAATGTTACAGTTACCGATGCCAACAATTGCATGGCTGCGGATAGCATGATAGTTACAGTGAATCCTTTACCTTTAATTGCGTTAACGCCAACCAATGTTTCGTGTAATGGTTTTGATAATGGAAGCATAGCTGCGAATGTGAACAGTGGTACACAGCCATTTACTTATATATGGAGTAACAGCGCAAACTCAAGTGCCATCACCAGTCTTTCGCCCAATAATTATTCATTAACCGTAACTGATGTAAATGGATGTGCCGACACTTCTGATGCAACGATTACTGAGCCGACTTTACTCACAAGCGCAGAAATTCAAAACGATAGTGTGAGTTGTTTTGGTAGAAGCGATGGCAGTTCAACCCTGCAAATTGCGGGCGGCACAACACCATATACCATTGTTTGGAACAGCAATCCCGCGCAACAAACAGTTGCGCTTTCTAATGTGGTTGCGGGTACTTACATTGCAGGTATCACCGATGCAAATGGCTGCGCTTTGTCTGACACAGTTTTGATTGAAGAGCCTTCATTGCTTACAGCAACTATTCAGAATGTGGTGAATCTGTTGTGCTTTGAAAATCCGCAAGGCAGCGCAGAAGTGGTGGCGCAGGGAAGCATTCCGGGTTACACTTACAACTGGAGCAGCACACCTCCTCAACAAACTTCGGTGGTGCAAAATCTTCCGGCAGGCAACATTGCAGTTACCGTTACCGATTATATCGGCTGCACCGCAACTGCTACAGCAAATATCACTCAGCCTACGCTGTTGCAGATTGTATTATCCGATTCCACTCAACCGAGCTGCTTTGGCGAAAGCAACGGCTCTATTTTGGTGAGCGCCAGCGGTGGTGTTGCGGCTTACAACTATCAATGGAATTTCGATAGCACCTTGAACAGCACAAACGCACAAAACATTCCGCAAGGATTTTATCAGGTAACGGTGGTTGATGCCAACGGTTGCCGCGACTCGCTTGCTTTGAATTTGCCCGATCCAAACCTTTTGACGGTGAGCATCACCCACACCGATTTGAGTTGCTATTTATCGAACGATGGAACGCTCAACACTACGGTGGGCGGAGGCAATGGCGGCAACAGCTATCAATGGAACAGCGCAAGTGTTTTTGGCAGTAGCGGCAGCAATCTTGCAGCAGGAAATTATTCGGTAACAGTTTCTGATATTAACGGTTGCACCGCCACCGATGCCACCGGTATTTTGCAACCCGATGAAATCATCATCAGCATGTTGCAAGACACCACCGTGCGCCTGGGGCATGCGGTGTTGATTCGCAACAAAGTGGTTGGCGGTGTTGGTGCCTACAGTTTTGAATGGACACCAACGAAAAATTTGAATTGCGCCAACTGCGAATCGCCTGTTGCATCTACCATAGAAAACATCGATTATGAATTGTTGGTAACCGATGCCACCGGCTGCACTGCCGCAGGTGAAGTGCGTATTTTTGTGTTGCTGGATAAGCAGCTTTACATCCCCAATTTGTTTTCGCCCAATGGTGATGGCAGCAATGATGTGTTTGGCATTTTCACAGATGACCTTTCGGTGTTGCAATTCAGCCTGAAAATTTTCAACCGATGGGGTGAAAAAGTATTTGAAAGCAACGACTACCACCAAGGGTGGGATGGCTACTTCAATGGTGAACTTTCACCTTCCGAAAATTATGTTTACGAAACATCCATCACTTTTGTAGATGGGCAAACTGAGAAGAGAAAGGGCAGTGTGTTGTTGGTTCGATAA
- a CDS encoding 2OG-Fe(II) oxygenase produces MNKIQLNRYNSEQLSTTSIFTSPSITSPFITVIEDFLSHEEICSILKTYTDIKEETFPLPNQQGRVYPLSIYAYQYRFHNNNDVALERSFFYSSAQFNTNFASKFNIDIYAKLKAVLNAITNCPEYEYVPHYTHGGEFPFCTIRELFPGTGEMTVHCEKALFSFANTFYNNITPTMDIDYQWSFFVVLEAPESGGALTVFDFDNNEVVQKIDDEKFLMRDGSIFTIDPHSERAVQVMPKKGSLVIFNGGNYWHRIERIAGNNSRITLGGFVCHDNNSNKGYIWS; encoded by the coding sequence ATGAACAAGATTCAACTAAATCGTTACAATTCAGAACAGCTATCCACCACTTCTATATTTACATCGCCATCCATAACATCTCCATTTATCACCGTTATTGAAGACTTTTTATCGCACGAAGAAATATGCAGTATATTAAAAACATATACGGATATTAAGGAAGAAACATTTCCGCTCCCTAACCAACAAGGAAGAGTGTATCCTTTGAGTATCTATGCGTATCAATATAGATTTCATAATAATAACGATGTTGCCTTAGAGCGGTCTTTTTTTTACTCCTCTGCGCAGTTCAATACTAATTTTGCAAGCAAATTCAATATTGACATTTATGCCAAACTAAAAGCAGTTTTGAATGCTATAACCAACTGCCCCGAATATGAATATGTACCACACTACACTCATGGTGGTGAGTTCCCTTTCTGCACCATACGCGAACTTTTTCCAGGTACAGGTGAAATGACAGTACATTGTGAAAAAGCACTATTCTCCTTTGCCAATACTTTCTACAACAACATCACTCCAACAATGGATATAGATTACCAATGGAGTTTTTTTGTTGTATTAGAAGCTCCGGAGAGTGGAGGAGCTTTAACCGTGTTTGATTTCGACAACAATGAAGTGGTACAAAAAATAGATGACGAAAAATTTCTAATGCGAGATGGCAGTATATTTACCATTGATCCCCATAGCGAAAGAGCTGTACAAGTTATGCCTAAAAAAGGTAGTCTTGTTATCTTTAACGGAGGTAACTACTGGCACAGGATTGAACGCATAGCGGGCAATAATAGCAGGATTACTTTAGGCGGATTTGTTTGCCACGACAACAATTCCAACAAAGGATATATCTGGTCCTAG